In a genomic window of Bradyrhizobium ontarionense:
- a CDS encoding lipid A biosynthesis lauroyl acyltransferase — translation MSLLPARTKARIREASKSLGASAIGALTVGMLRTTRYFDPMKTANLFARIAQTIGPRLREQRIARNNLTAAFPEKSPQEIETIIAGVWDNLGRVGAEFAHLDKIWDFDEAHPERSRIELTPRTHELFHQLRLDGKPALIFASHLANWEMPALAAVAHKLDTAILYRRPNIAAADRIIQEMRQVKMGTLIPAGRDAPLRLAEALRNGQHVAMLVDQYLTGGVEVTFFGRKTRANPMLARLLRQVECPVHGVRIIRLPGNRFRAELSEEVKPVRTADGQIDIQGTTQAVTNVVESWIREYPEQWLWLHRRWR, via the coding sequence ATGAGCCTCCTGCCCGCCCGGACCAAGGCCAGGATACGCGAGGCCTCGAAATCGCTCGGCGCCTCCGCCATCGGCGCGCTGACGGTCGGCATGCTGCGCACGACGCGCTATTTCGATCCGATGAAGACGGCCAATTTGTTCGCGCGCATCGCGCAGACGATCGGTCCGCGCCTGCGCGAGCAGCGGATCGCCCGCAACAATCTCACGGCAGCCTTTCCTGAAAAGTCGCCGCAGGAGATCGAGACCATCATCGCCGGCGTGTGGGACAATCTCGGCCGCGTCGGCGCCGAGTTCGCCCATCTCGACAAGATCTGGGATTTCGACGAGGCGCATCCGGAGCGCAGCCGGATCGAGCTGACGCCGCGGACCCACGAGCTGTTCCATCAGCTGCGTCTCGACGGCAAGCCTGCGCTGATCTTCGCGAGCCACCTCGCCAACTGGGAAATGCCGGCGCTCGCGGCCGTTGCCCATAAGCTCGATACGGCGATCCTCTATCGCCGGCCGAACATCGCCGCCGCCGACCGCATCATCCAGGAGATGCGACAGGTGAAGATGGGGACTCTGATTCCGGCCGGTCGTGATGCGCCGCTGCGGCTCGCCGAAGCGCTCAGGAACGGCCAGCACGTCGCGATGCTGGTCGATCAGTACCTGACCGGCGGCGTCGAGGTCACCTTCTTCGGCCGCAAGACCCGCGCCAACCCGATGCTGGCGCGCCTGCTCCGCCAGGTCGAATGCCCCGTCCACGGCGTCCGCATCATCCGCCTCCCCGGCAACCGCTTCCGCGCCGAGCTGTCGGAGGAAGTGAAGCCGGTGCGGACGGCCGACGGCCAGATCGACATCCAGGGCACGACGCAGGCGGTCACCAACGTCGTCGAGAGCTGGATCCGCGAATATCCGGAGCAATGGCTCTGGCTGCACCGGCGCTGGCGCTAG